Proteins encoded together in one Ferroglobus placidus DSM 10642 window:
- a CDS encoding ferritin family protein, translating into MTPEQILERAKQLEVQAIKEYNEMKKNADPLTSELLDYLISQEREHLKMIEDRLKALKLLNNRQ; encoded by the coding sequence ATGACTCCCGAACAAATTTTAGAAAGAGCTAAGCAGTTGGAAGTTCAGGCTATTAAGGAGTACAACGAAATGAAGAAAAACGCCGATCCTCTGACATCGGAGCTTCTCGATTATCTAATTTCTCAGGAGAGGGAACATCTGAAAATGATAGAAGATCGATTGAAAGCCTTAAAGCTCCTCAATAATAGACAGTAA
- the rpsB gene encoding 30S ribosomal protein S2, translating to MKGKLMREDEGYEYLVPPDEYLAAGVHIGTQIKTGDMKRFIYKVRQDGLYILDIRMLDERLKLAGKLLARYEPSKVLAVAARQYGQKPVMMFAKVTGAEYVVGRFIPGTLTNPALKEYKEPEIVIVTDPAIDKQAVIEASEVGIPVVALCDTNNNTANIDFVIPTNNKGRKALALVYWILAREVLRNRGFTEFPYRVEDFEAEL from the coding sequence ATGAAAGGGAAGTTAATGAGGGAAGATGAAGGTTACGAATATCTCGTTCCTCCAGACGAGTACTTAGCTGCCGGAGTGCACATAGGTACGCAGATAAAAACCGGAGACATGAAGAGGTTCATCTACAAAGTCAGGCAGGACGGTTTATACATACTCGACATAAGAATGCTCGACGAGAGATTAAAGCTGGCGGGAAAGCTTCTCGCGAGGTACGAGCCGAGCAAAGTTTTAGCAGTGGCAGCAAGGCAGTACGGTCAAAAACCTGTGATGATGTTCGCTAAGGTTACCGGAGCCGAGTACGTTGTTGGAAGATTCATTCCCGGGACTTTGACGAATCCGGCTCTTAAAGAGTACAAAGAGCCGGAAATCGTTATCGTTACGGATCCGGCCATAGACAAACAAGCGGTTATAGAAGCATCAGAAGTGGGAATTCCGGTGGTTGCCTTATGCGATACAAACAACAACACAGCCAACATCGACTTCGTAATCCCGACGAACAACAAAGGAAGGAAAGCCTTAGCCTTGGTTTACTGGATTCTCGCAAGGGAAGTTTTGAGAAACAGGGGTTTCACGGAATTCCCCTACAGAGTGGAAGATTTCGAGGCAGAGCTTTAA